The genomic interval TGCCAAGGTTCGCGTCGAGGCGGTGGGCGAGAACGTCATCAAGGCCGTCAAACCCGGCCAGCAAGTCATCAAGATCGTCCACGACGCGCTGGTTGAAACGCTGGGCGGGGATGGTCCTCCGGAAGGTCTCCGCGTCAACGGCGAGCCGCCGAACGTGATCATGATGGCCGGCCTTCAAGGCTCCGGCAAAACCACCACCACCGCGAAGCTCGCGCTGCGGCTGACCAAAACCGACAAGCGCCGCGTGCTGATGGCCTCGCTCGACACCCGCCGCCCCGCGGCGATGGAGCAGCTCGCCACGCTCGGCAAATCCATTGGCGTCGACGTGCTGCCGATCGTCGCCGGCCAGACGCCGCAAGAGATCGCCAAGCGCGCGCTCACCACCGCGCGCCAATCCGGCCACGACGTTCTCATCCTCGACACTGCCGGCCGCACCACGCTCGACGACGAGATGATGAGCGAAGCCTCATCGATCGCGCAGATCGCCAAGCCCGGCGAAACGCTGCTCGTCGCCGACAGCCTCACCGGTCAAGACGCCGTCGAAACCGCCAAGCGTTTCCACGAACGCCTGCCGCTCACAGGCCTCGTGCTGACGCGCGCCGATGGCGACGGCCGCGGCGGTGCAGCACTTTCGATGCGCGCCGTTACTGGCCTGCCGATCAAGTTCCTCGGCATGGGCGAGCGCGCCGAAGCGCTGGAGCCGTTCGACGCCCGTCGCATCGCCGGCCGCATCCTCGGCCAAGGCGACATCGTCGGCCTGGTCGAAAAAGCCGTCGAAAACGTCGATCGCGACGAAGCCGAGAAAATGGCGAAGAAGATGGCCAAGGGCCGCTTCGATTTCGACGACATGGAAAAACAGCTCGGCCAGCTGATCCAGATCGGCGGCCTGAAGGGCGTCATGGGCATGCTGCCCGGCGTGCAGAAGATGAAAAACCAGATCAGCGAAGCGTCGCTCGACGATAAGCAGATCCACCGCCAGATCGGCGTCATCCGCTCGATGACGAAGGCCGAGCGCGCCAAGCCGGACCTGATCAACGGCAAGCGGCGCGCCCGCATCGCCAAGGGCTCAGGCGTCGAGGTGGCTGAGGTCAACCGCCTCCTCAAGATGCACCGCAACATGGCCGACATGGCCAAGCGCATGGGCAAGGGCAAATCCCCGATCCCAGGCATGCCCAATATGCCCGGAATGCCCGGCGGGATGGGGGGCGGCATGCGGTCCCCGGAACAACTGAAGGCGCTCGGCGGCGGCAAACCGTTGCCGGGCCTTAACCCTGCCACTGGAATGCCTGGACTTCCCGGCCTGCCGGGGCTTCCCGGAAGCGACAAAAAAAGCTAAGAGTTCAAAGGAGAAGCGTAGAAATGTCCCTGAAAATCCGTCTGGCCCGTGGCGGCGCCAAAAAGCGTCCGTTCTACTCGATCGTAGTGGCCGACAGCCGTAGCCCCCGTGATGGGCGTTTCATCGAGAAAGTTGGAACTTACAACCCTATCCTGAAGGCTGACGACCCGGCCCGGGTCGTCCTCAAGCTTGAGCGGATCCAGGACTGGATGAAGAAAGGCGCTTTGCCGACCGATCGCGTCGCCCGGTTCCTTGACCAGGCCGGCGTTTTCAAACGCGAAGCCAAAAACAACCCCAACAAGGCCCAACCTGGCAAGAAAATGACCGAACGCGCGGCGGCTAACGCCCCGGCGCCGGCCGCTGCTGCCGAGGCTGAGGCTGCGCCGGAGGCATAAGGAAGACCGTGCCCGACAAGAAGACCGCCAAGACTGCCGCGAAGCCGGCAGCCAAAACCGCCCCGGCCGCCAAGAAGGCAGCGCCGGCGCCCCGCCGCGAACCGGCGGCCAAGAAGGCTGCGCCTGCCAAACCGGTGAAGGCCGTTAAGGCCGTGCCGCCGCCGAAGGCCGAGCCGAAGAAGGCCGCTACCAAGCCTGCCGCGCCCGCCCCCAAGGCGGCGCCCCCGGCCAAGGTCGCCAAGAAGGTGGAAACCAAGCCCGCCTCGGCCCCGAAGGCCGCGGCAAAGCCTGAGCCGAAGGCCAAGGTCGCTGCAAAGCCCGAGGCCAAACCGGCAAAGCCAGCCGCGAAGGCCGCGCCTGAGCCCAAGGGCAAGACCAAGGTTGCCCCGCCTGTGAAGGCGGCGAAGCCAGCACCCGCGCCTAAGCTTGAGAAGGTGAAAGCGGAAAAACTGCCGAAGCCACCGAAGGCTCCCAAACCACCGAAGCCGCCCAAGCTTGCGCCGGTCGCTGCTGCGTTCGCCGGGCCAATCCCGTCGAAGCCGCTCGCCGTCGCCGCTGGCCGCGCGCAACCCGTACTGCGCTCGCCGATCGCAACGCCGGCGCGCGCTGCACCGAAGCCGCTCGCCGCGCCGAAGCCGGTCGCGGCGGCCGAGCCCGAACACGTTGGAGACTCCCAAGCCGTGCCATCGTTCAAAGCCAAAGCGCCCGACAAGAAGGGCATGGTGCTTGTGGGCGCCATCGCCGGCGCGTTCGGCGTCAAAGGCGAAGTCCGTTTGCGCGCTTTCACCGACAAGAACGAGGGCGTCATCTCGTACGGCCCGCTCTACGGCGAAGACGGCAAGATTTTGCTCAAGCCCAAGAGCTGGCGCGAGCTGAAAGACGGCGTCGCGATCGTCACGGCCGAAGTGAAGTCGCGCGAAGAAGCCGAGAAGATGAAGGGCCAAAAGCTCTTCGTTCCCCGCGCCAACCTGCCGACCACGGCGGAAGACGAGTTCTATGTCATCGATCTGCTCGGCTCGCGCGCTGAAGCGCTCGACGGCACGGTGCTGGGCGACATCGTCGCGGTGTGGAACTTCGGCGCCGGCGACATCCTCGAGTACAAGCCGCCGAACGGCGGTCCCAACGTGCGCATCACCTTCACGCGTGAAGCCGTGCCGCACGTCGACCTTGCCGCCAAGCGCGTCGTGCTCGATCCCCCGCCGCCGGAACCGCCGGGCAAGTAGCGCAGGAGACAGCAATGCAAGTTGCAACCGCGTTGGCGCTTCTGGCCTGCGCGGTGTTCGTTGCTTGCGCGACACCGCCGCAAGTGAGCGAACATGACCGCTCGTGCGCCGTTTTGGCCTCCGTAGCTGCAACGCGGTCAACAACGCCTTGGCCTCAACTGAACGGTCGCGACGAAGAAAAAGTGCAGGCCATCCCGACAACACGTATT from Terricaulis silvestris carries:
- the ffh gene encoding signal recognition particle protein — its product is MFEALSERLGGVFDKLTGRGALSEADVDAALREVRVALLEADVALPVVKDFIAKVRVEAVGENVIKAVKPGQQVIKIVHDALVETLGGDGPPEGLRVNGEPPNVIMMAGLQGSGKTTTTAKLALRLTKTDKRRVLMASLDTRRPAAMEQLATLGKSIGVDVLPIVAGQTPQEIAKRALTTARQSGHDVLILDTAGRTTLDDEMMSEASSIAQIAKPGETLLVADSLTGQDAVETAKRFHERLPLTGLVLTRADGDGRGGAALSMRAVTGLPIKFLGMGERAEALEPFDARRIAGRILGQGDIVGLVEKAVENVDRDEAEKMAKKMAKGRFDFDDMEKQLGQLIQIGGLKGVMGMLPGVQKMKNQISEASLDDKQIHRQIGVIRSMTKAERAKPDLINGKRRARIAKGSGVEVAEVNRLLKMHRNMADMAKRMGKGKSPIPGMPNMPGMPGGMGGGMRSPEQLKALGGGKPLPGLNPATGMPGLPGLPGLPGSDKKS
- the rimM gene encoding ribosome maturation factor RimM (Essential for efficient processing of 16S rRNA), translating into MVLVGAIAGAFGVKGEVRLRAFTDKNEGVISYGPLYGEDGKILLKPKSWRELKDGVAIVTAEVKSREEAEKMKGQKLFVPRANLPTTAEDEFYVIDLLGSRAEALDGTVLGDIVAVWNFGAGDILEYKPPNGGPNVRITFTREAVPHVDLAAKRVVLDPPPPEPPGK